In a single window of the Renibacterium salmoninarum ATCC 33209 genome:
- a CDS encoding F390 synthetase-related protein: protein MTNAGQLRPRSSSGLRAGLRSLTTVSQAAGAFCRTRWGYRFGSRARFLTWQHQKLRRMLAARAGGIELAKLPIIDKSVMLANFERYNSLGIELNQALTVATAAERSRDFSAEIDGLTVGLSSGTSGQRGVFLISRNERAIWAGTILARLLSKKALRQVILPWARPLQIAFVLRADSKLYQQVRSQRVNFEFYDLLEPLGKNIAALVEQQPDLLVGPASVLGEFAQRKLRGELQISPTQVISVAEELYPGDAARIRLAFGIDAAQVYQATEGLLGFSCKYGSLHLNEQHVYVEFDWLDDARTRFQPIITDFSRSTQLMLRYRLDDVLHLATEPCRCHNLGLRLAGVDGRADAVLRFGDKQLFPDVLRCSMAIVSEHFRDWSVEQRLEDQEDSCLVVRLREPDVHATDVVQAEIDVLLASLTIPRQKLQFAPWQEPAPGAKLRRIRRTDLAARL from the coding sequence ATGACAAACGCAGGCCAGCTCCGCCCCCGATCATCGTCGGGGTTGCGAGCTGGCCTGCGTTCGTTGACAACCGTGAGTCAGGCGGCTGGCGCATTTTGTCGGACTCGGTGGGGCTACAGATTCGGATCCCGCGCTAGATTCTTGACCTGGCAGCATCAAAAGCTGAGACGAATGCTCGCAGCTCGCGCTGGCGGTATTGAACTTGCCAAGCTGCCGATTATCGACAAGTCCGTAATGCTTGCCAACTTTGAACGCTATAATTCGCTGGGTATTGAGCTCAACCAGGCACTCACGGTTGCGACGGCGGCCGAGCGAAGCCGAGACTTTAGCGCCGAGATTGACGGTCTCACTGTGGGCCTATCCAGTGGAACCTCAGGTCAGCGTGGCGTTTTTCTTATTAGTCGCAACGAACGCGCTATTTGGGCGGGTACCATTTTGGCTCGACTTCTGAGCAAAAAGGCCTTACGTCAAGTCATTTTGCCGTGGGCTAGACCATTGCAGATTGCCTTTGTCTTGCGCGCTGACAGCAAGCTTTACCAGCAAGTGCGCAGCCAACGGGTCAACTTCGAGTTTTATGATCTGTTGGAGCCTCTTGGCAAAAATATCGCGGCTTTGGTAGAGCAACAACCAGATTTACTTGTTGGGCCGGCATCGGTTCTCGGCGAATTCGCCCAGCGAAAGCTCCGCGGCGAGCTACAGATTTCGCCCACGCAAGTGATATCTGTGGCAGAAGAACTTTACCCAGGCGATGCCGCCCGGATTCGGCTTGCCTTCGGCATTGACGCCGCACAGGTCTATCAAGCGACTGAAGGACTCCTCGGATTCAGCTGCAAATACGGCTCACTGCATTTGAACGAACAGCACGTCTATGTTGAATTTGACTGGCTTGATGACGCGCGCACCCGGTTCCAGCCCATCATTACGGATTTCAGTCGTAGCACTCAGCTGATGCTGCGATATCGCCTAGACGATGTCCTACACTTAGCAACCGAACCCTGCCGCTGCCACAATCTTGGCTTACGACTTGCCGGCGTTGATGGTCGCGCGGACGCCGTCTTAAGATTCGGTGATAAGCAGCTCTTCCCCGATGTTCTTCGGTGCTCGATGGCGATAGTCAGCGAGCATTTTCGAGACTGGAGCGTCGAACAGCGCCTTGAGGATCAAGAAGATAGTTGTTTGGTCGTGCGGTTGCGTGAACCCGATGTGCACGCAACCGACGTGGTGCAGGCTGAAATCGATGTCTTGCTTGCGAGCTTGACAATACCGCGGCAAAAACTCCAGTTTGCTCCTTGGCAAGAGCCTGCTCCTGGCGCAAAATTGCGTCGAATTCGTCGCACCGATCTGGCGGCGCGTCTATGA
- a CDS encoding ATP-grasp domain-containing protein: MAGEELCLSSVFQSGQLRAAVVYRPLWRAGQRNRGSGTLFSPLALDDPLAIETIRIARKIAVELGYTGFLGLDLINTSRGLVAIECNPRPTSGVHLFESGLAQAVFDKIEPTNLMLPSISTKRRRLSLVSPARLVTDYRAWRESADVLAPLVPLRQQVRVATSLLTTAVRQRISPLAVSTWDLEYNGIKPGPQEAECSYPAEPHEDDGWPGQAVNTLTVQTNGEISNVCSTVASLRIDGELLPATVPASPAFTQAYVVSP; the protein is encoded by the coding sequence TTGGCTGGTGAGGAACTCTGTCTAAGCAGCGTCTTCCAATCTGGCCAATTGCGCGCTGCCGTGGTTTATCGACCACTATGGCGCGCGGGCCAGCGCAATCGGGGCTCCGGCACGCTATTCTCTCCGTTGGCCCTTGACGATCCACTCGCCATTGAAACGATTCGGATCGCTCGCAAGATCGCCGTCGAACTTGGATACACCGGATTCCTAGGTCTGGATTTGATCAATACGTCACGGGGTCTTGTCGCCATTGAGTGCAATCCGCGGCCCACCAGCGGAGTGCATCTCTTTGAATCAGGCCTGGCCCAGGCTGTTTTTGACAAAATAGAACCGACAAACTTGATGCTGCCGAGCATCAGCACCAAACGCCGTCGGCTCAGCTTAGTTTCGCCGGCCCGGTTAGTGACAGACTATAGAGCCTGGCGCGAATCCGCAGATGTGCTCGCTCCGCTGGTGCCATTGCGGCAGCAAGTTCGGGTAGCGACGAGTTTGCTGACAACAGCAGTACGGCAGCGAATCAGTCCGCTTGCGGTTTCAACGTGGGACTTGGAATACAACGGAATCAAACCCGGCCCCCAAGAAGCCGAGTGCAGCTATCCCGCAGAACCACATGAGGACGACGGTTGGCCAGGTCAAGCAGTAAATACGCTGACAGTTCAAACCAACGGTGAAATCAGCAATGTGTGCAGCACCGTGGCCAGCTTACGAATCGACGGCGAACTGCTCCCGGCAACCGTCCCGGCTTCGCCTGCCTTCACTCAGGCTTATGTGGTCTCGCCGTAG
- a CDS encoding carbamoyl phosphate synthase- inactivated, producing MTAVVITGGRAPVAVELAKSFSDAGFKVIGAESRTNLLSGSKFANKSYRVPAPRWDPLGFADAITGIARLYKAELIVPCCEEVFWLAEAADRPGFEELAQKLFGAKISTLRRLHQKADFVDLLQDLDEPAPQGSVVSSRAELVALRRGKQTAAILKPVFPALRLTRSCMSLDRQYPRSSPLARRGLG from the coding sequence ATGACCGCCGTCGTCATCACCGGCGGGCGGGCGCCAGTTGCGGTGGAACTAGCGAAATCTTTCTCGGACGCCGGTTTTAAGGTGATCGGTGCCGAAAGCCGAACTAACTTACTGTCCGGTTCCAAGTTCGCCAACAAGTCTTATCGAGTTCCTGCGCCGCGCTGGGACCCGCTCGGATTCGCCGACGCGATAACTGGCATTGCGCGCCTATATAAAGCCGAGTTAATCGTGCCATGTTGCGAAGAGGTCTTTTGGCTTGCCGAGGCAGCGGATCGCCCCGGCTTTGAAGAACTGGCACAAAAGCTTTTCGGTGCCAAGATCAGCACGCTACGCAGATTGCATCAAAAGGCCGATTTCGTGGACCTGCTGCAAGATCTAGACGAACCTGCACCGCAAGGATCGGTGGTTAGCTCGCGAGCTGAGCTGGTAGCCCTACGGCGAGGCAAGCAGACAGCCGCCATTTTGAAACCAGTTTTTCCCGCTTTGCGGCTGACACGATCCTGCATGAGCCTGGATCGCCAGTACCCAAGAAGCTCACCATTGGCGCGACGCGGCCTTGGCTAG